AGATGTGTATAAGAGACAGGGGTATGCCTAAATGACGCAACACGCCTTGTTCGCGAACCTCTTTGAGATCCGCAAGTGATGGATCGGACATTGATGTGAGGAGTATTATGGAGTAAATAAAATACGTTAAACGACGCATAGTTCTCCTATTCTTGATTTTAACAGAATAGGCGCAAAAAATATACCAAATAGGGACTGCGGAAGTTAATTTTTTATCAGTTGACATGCTCAAAGGGAAGAAAGTAAAAGTCCGTATGGTTATGAAGAAGAAAGTTATTTTTTTGTTTGGTGTTGGTTTGTTTTTTTACACAGCTCTTTATGGCTATGCTCGGGAAGAGACGGTGCGTCTAGTCTTTCGCAAGCATGGTTCATATAAAGGTCATACTTATGTGTACACTGTGAGGAAGGGTGATTGGCTTCTTGATATACTGAGAAAGAGGGGATTGGGAAGATCAGAGTTACGACTCGTTAAGATGTTGAATCCACATGTTAGGGATCTAAACAGAATATATCCCGGTCAAAAAATTGTTCTCCCAGGAAAAAGAGTTGCAAAGGCGGGATTGGTAAGCAGAACGGAGGGGGGACAGGGTTCCAGTAAAGGCACGTTGGGGGAAGATGTGACCAAGGTGTGGAGTAGAACGGATGTGGATCTTATTAGGGGGATTCTTAAGAGATTTGATGTTCCTCTTTCAACTGCAGGTCATACTTATATACCCATGCCCGATGGGGGTCATGTAGTAGTTGATTGTTCGTTCATACCTCGGATCGATTTTGATGATGGGACTACTGTTTTTCTGGATTACAATGGGCGGCTTCCCATAGGCATAGGGGAACTCGTGGAAAAGACATGGCCGAATTACAGAGTTTTGAGACCAGCACAGGGAGAAAGGGTACTTTCATTTTTATCCCGTATCTTGAGCGTTACGAGAAGTTACGAAATGATGCGGGTTAAGGGTTTACTGAGCATCGGGGAAAAGGAGTATCTTCAGTTTTCGGGGGACTGGATAATCAAGAGAAAGACTCCCGCTGGGGGACCTCATACACAGATAATTGTCAACGTTGCTTCTGAAGAAAACCTCTTACCCCTCGCATTTCACGAGTATGCGAGGAGAAAAGGGGTTTTGATTACCGAAATCATGAAAGACAAGATTACCGATAGGCCCTCTGAGGTCTCACATTCATTATCGGAGATTCCCAGCATTAAGGGGAATTCGGCTCAGGAGATTATCCGGGAGCTGTTAAAAGTATTGGGATATCCTGTTTTTCAGAAAGTTCCCCTTCGGTTCTTCGATAAAGCTAAGGATGGTTTCCAGCTCGCTTTAGAAGCGGAGTTGATGACTGAGAAAAATGGTACGCGAATAATAGTATCATCTAAGCCTCTTCAAGAATCGCTGGTCGATGTATTGAGGATGCACGGGATCGTATCTGTAAGCTTGAAAGAGGGAGAATCCACAAGGTTCCAAATGGAAAAGGTGTTGCAGGCTCTTGGTGAGTCCTATACAGTTGCCTATTATTCATTGCCGGTTTACAATGGTACCTCTTCAAGGCAGTTACGTATAGTTCTCCCCTGCATGAGAATCCTTAAAAAAAATGCAAATCCCATTTACCTGATTGACTTTGATTTGGACCCTGTAATATATGATTACCTCCACAAAAAAATGGGACTTACCATTTTGCGGTATTGAAGAAAAGAGCTTTATCCCTATTTTCCGGTGGTTTGGACAGTATACTCGCCGTTAAACTCATCGCCCAGCAGGGTATAGAGGTTGTGGGGGTTACGTTCACCACTCCCTTTTTTTCCCCAGATAAAGCAAAAAAAGCGGCTGAAAGTATCAGTTTGCCTCTTGTCATTCGCGACATCACAGAGGAACATTTACAGATCATCAAGCAACCCCGATATGGTTTTGGACGAAACATGAATCCATGCATTGACTGCCACACCCTTATGTTGAAAACCGCGGGGAATCTGTTGGAAGAGTTTGGTGCGTCATTTCTAGTTACCGGAGAAGTGTTGGGTCAGCGTCCCATGTCCCAGACCAAACAGGCGCTTTCTCTGGTTGCCAAACGGTCAGGTTACGAGGGCCTTGTTCTCAGACCTCTAAGTGCATTGCTTCTACCAGAAACAATTCCCGAGATACATGGTCTTGTGGATAGAAAAAGACTCCTTGCCATACGGGGAAGGGGAAGAAAAGTGCAGATGGAGTTAGCCAATCAGTTCGGTATATCGTATTACCCCACGCCGGCAGGGGGATGTCTACTTACTGATCCAGCTTACGCTGTTCGGCTACGGAACCTTGTTAGTATTAATCCCGATTTCGATCGAAGGGATGTGGAGTTGTTGAAACATGGGCGACACTTTACCGTGGGTACTCCCCCAACAAAGGTCATAGTGGGACGTAATCAGGCCGATAATAACGCTTTGATTGGCCTTTTGAGGGATTGTGATGATCTTCTTCGACTTAATAAAAGACCAGGTCCTGTAACTTTGATCCCCCGCGGTGGTAGTGAAGAGGTGCGGCGTGTAGCAGCTGCTCTTTGTGCTCTTTATGGGAATGTGGGTGAGGGTGTTAGTGTTGAGGTCGTTTGTGAATCAGGTACTTCCAGGGAGATTATCCTGACTTGTCCCCTTTCCCGAAAAGAGGCGGAGCTTATTATGGTGCGTTGAGGAAAATGACACCATCCATGGAATGGATGGTATTACGTCCTTGATCTTTCTCGGATCTTACCGTTAAGATACTTGCTGATCTGGGAGCTGAGGTGATCCAGATTGAGAATCCTGGGGGATAAGATAAGTTCCTGGGGGATAAGATAAGTTCCGTGAAACACTGGTCTATGGTTGGGCACGTAGGTTTTTTTACATGTCCTATCGCTATATCGTAACGCCTGATATCCGTTAATAAGAAGGTTGAAGGATCTTGTAGTATTTGGTTGCAAAAGAGGATGTTCGAGTGAAAATTCCCATTGCGCTTTGTTTTGCGGACGGTAGCGGCGCGCAGGTTTGGAGATGAAAAGGGGAGAATCGCGGATTGGTGAGGTATGGTTTTTTGCAGTGTATACGGAGAGGAAAGATGGTAACAACTACTTCGCCGTAGGGTGTCATGGAGATGAGTTCTAGCGGAAACTCTGCCGATCACTAGACAGGCCAGTATCTCGGGTGCGATAAAGATGCTCCACCCGAAAGACAGGACTTGAAAGACTAAAGGCTAAACGGAATATTTGTTGATCTTTCAAAGATTTTCAGTCTGTTTCCGGAAATATTCTATCCGGAGAACCGTTTCCTTTCCTGCGTTGGTTGAGCGTACGGTTTCCGTCCTGAAATGGGCGTTCGAAGAGAAAAGAGATTTGAAGGGCGCGGGGTTATTTAAATGCACACAGGATATTGCTCATGAGGGCAAATTGCTCTGGTTTCAAAGCCTCGGCGCGGGTGTTAACATTGATGCCAATTTCTTCGAGGATTTTTCTCAACCTTTCTTCTGGGATATTTTCATCGCAGAGGATACGGAGATTGTTCCAGAGAGTTTTGCGCCTTTTGGAGAAACAGAGGCGAACGAGCGATGAGAAGAATGTTTCATTTTTCAAGTTATACCGAGGTTTTTCATAAAATTTGATGTGCACAACTGCGGAGTGAACCTTGGGTGGTGGGTAGAAACAGGACGGGGGAACTGTGAAAAGTATCGAGGCATCTGAGTATACATTAGCCATAACGGATGGTATACCATAAGATTTAGTGCCGGGCTGAGCAACCAGTCGGTCCGCCATCTCTTTCTGCAACATAAGCACGGCGGAGGAGATTACATGGCGGTGGTTGAGAAGGTGAAAGAAGATCTGTGAAGAAATATAGTAGGGTAAATTTCCTAAAACTTTGATTTTCCCGGAGATTTTATTTTTGAAGGTTGAGAGATCGAAGAGTAGAATATCCCCTTGCAGAATGGATATGTGGGACATGGAAGGATCATTTTTCAGAAGGGATACCGCTTCAGGATCGATCTCTATAGCAACGACATTTGCTGTTTTTTTAACTATCTCCCGGGTGAGGATTCCAGTGCCCGCCCCTATTTCCACTACTGTGTCGTCCTTTTCAATTCCTGCTGACTGAACGATCTTAGCGGCGAGGTTTCCATTTTTAAGGAAGTGCTGACCGAGTCTTTTTTTAGGGCGCATTTTTCTTCCAATGTACCTTTCAACGTTCTTTGCCATAATTTGGGTTGTTTTTGATATCCCTTTTGTTCATGATGTGTAGGGTTAAGAAGTAGGAAATGAGAGCCACGAAAGGAGCCATGACAAACCCCCCTAGGAGTAGAGGAACGACTATATCCCTGCCTACACGCATGAGGGCCATGATTGTGTAATCCTTTAGCGTCCATTCACAGTGAGGCATTCTTAAAAGAAAAAGGCCCAGACGGTACTGTATGAAGTATAGGCAAGGGATGGTAAGGGGGTTAGAGACCAACCAGGAGCCTATATAGGCTGCAGTGATGTGAAGTCTAAAAATCGCACCTAGCATCACGATGAGTGTCGTGTGGAAAGGTATTGTGGGGGTTACGCCTATGAAGACCCCAAAAGCCATTCCTTTAGCTATTTGCTGGGGATTTCCCTTAAGGCTTATTAGGTCCCTGTAGAAATCCTGCCACCAGTTCTTAATTTTTTTCACAGTTTTAAATTTAGAGGCCATCTTGAAAGGGCGTTTATATCTAAACTATCCCTCTGGCCCTGACGGAATAGATACTCACCTAAAGCGGCAATCATTGCAGCGTTGTCTGTGCACAATATAGGGGGTGGTATAAAGATCTCTTTTCCTTTTCTTGAAGCTTCTTCCACAAATAGTTCTCTCAGCCTGCTATTAGCAGCTACACCACCGCATACGACTATCTTATCAACAGAAGCCTGCTCTGCCGCCATAATGGTTTTCTCCACGAGCACTTCCACAATCGCTTCCTGATAGCTTGCCACTATATCTGGTATCTCCTCTTCCTGAGGAAAACTTCCTCTTTTCTTTACCAAGTTAATTAGAGCGGTTTTTAAACCGCTGAAACTGAAATCTAGACTCTCCTTCATGGCTTTAGGAAAAGCTATAGCTTTTCGGTTCCCCCTTTTGCCAAGTTTGTCGATGATTATGCCACCAGGATATCCAATGTTTAGAAATTTTGCCGCTTTATCGAAGGCTTCACCAGCGGCGTCGTCTCTGGTTTGACCAAGAATGGAAACATGCTTAAAATCGGAGACGAGTAGAACTATTGTGTGTCCACCAGAAACAACGAGAGCTATGAAGGGGAATTCTGGATATCTCTCCGTTAAATATATGGCTGCAATATGTCCCTCGAGGTGATTGACGCCGATGATTGGTATTTTGCAGGCATAAGCCAGCGCTTTAGCGGTGGATAAGCCCACAAGAAGAGACCCTATCAATCCCGGGCCTCGAGTGACGGCAATACCCTCAATATCCCGAAGGGTCACTCCCGCTGTCTCAAGGGCTTCACTTATCACCGGAGCAATGGCTTCCACATGTTTTCGGGAGGCAATTTCGGGTACAATGCCACCGTATTTGCTGTGATCCTTTATTTGGGAGGCAACAACGTTGGAGAGAAGTTTCTGGCCATCAAGGACCACTGCTGCTGCTGTTTCATCGCAAGATGTTTCGATACCTAAGATCAGCATTTAACAGAGATTCCTTTTTCAAAAACTATGCATTTATAGTAGAATAACGGTAAATTTGTAAACACTTTTTGTGATTTCTATGGAAATTAATACCGATATCCTCATTATAGGTAGTGGGATCGCAGGACTCTGTTTGGCCATAAAGATAGCAGATCTGGGAACGGT
Above is a genomic segment from Syntrophales bacterium containing:
- a CDS encoding LysM peptidoglycan-binding domain-containing protein, giving the protein MKKKVIFLFGVGLFFYTALYGYAREETVRLVFRKHGSYKGHTYVYTVRKGDWLLDILRKRGLGRSELRLVKMLNPHVRDLNRIYPGQKIVLPGKRVAKAGLVSRTEGGQGSSKGTLGEDVTKVWSRTDVDLIRGILKRFDVPLSTAGHTYIPMPDGGHVVVDCSFIPRIDFDDGTTVFLDYNGRLPIGIGELVEKTWPNYRVLRPAQGERVLSFLSRILSVTRSYEMMRVKGLLSIGEKEYLQFSGDWIIKRKTPAGGPHTQIIVNVASEENLLPLAFHEYARRKGVLITEIMKDKITDRPSEVSHSLSEIPSIKGNSAQEIIRELLKVLGYPVFQKVPLRFFDKAKDGFQLALEAELMTEKNGTRIIVSSKPLQESLVDVLRMHGIVSVSLKEGESTRFQMEKVLQALGESYTVAYYSLPVYNGTSSRQLRIVLPCMRILKKNANPIYLIDFDLDPVIYDYLHKKMGLTILRY
- a CDS encoding tRNA 4-thiouridine(8) synthase ThiI; this encodes MKKRALSLFSGGLDSILAVKLIAQQGIEVVGVTFTTPFFSPDKAKKAAESISLPLVIRDITEEHLQIIKQPRYGFGRNMNPCIDCHTLMLKTAGNLLEEFGASFLVTGEVLGQRPMSQTKQALSLVAKRSGYEGLVLRPLSALLLPETIPEIHGLVDRKRLLAIRGRGRKVQMELANQFGISYYPTPAGGCLLTDPAYAVRLRNLVSINPDFDRRDVELLKHGRHFTVGTPPTKVIVGRNQADNNALIGLLRDCDDLLRLNKRPGPVTLIPRGGSEEVRRVAAALCALYGNVGEGVSVEVVCESGTSREIILTCPLSRKEAELIMVR
- the rsmA gene encoding 16S rRNA (adenine(1518)-N(6)/adenine(1519)-N(6))-dimethyltransferase RsmA — protein: MRPKKRLGQHFLKNGNLAAKIVQSAGIEKDDTVVEIGAGTGILTREIVKKTANVVAIEIDPEAVSLLKNDPSMSHISILQGDILLFDLSTFKNKISGKIKVLGNLPYYISSQIFFHLLNHRHVISSAVLMLQKEMADRLVAQPGTKSYGIPSVMANVYSDASILFTVPPSCFYPPPKVHSAVVHIKFYEKPRYNLKNETFFSSLVRLCFSKRRKTLWNNLRILCDENIPEERLRKILEEIGINVNTRAEALKPEQFALMSNILCAFK
- a CDS encoding DUF2062 domain-containing protein; this encodes MKKIKNWWQDFYRDLISLKGNPQQIAKGMAFGVFIGVTPTIPFHTTLIVMLGAIFRLHITAAYIGSWLVSNPLTIPCLYFIQYRLGLFLLRMPHCEWTLKDYTIMALMRVGRDIVVPLLLGGFVMAPFVALISYFLTLHIMNKRDIKNNPNYGKER
- the tsaD gene encoding tRNA (adenosine(37)-N6)-threonylcarbamoyltransferase complex transferase subunit TsaD, whose amino-acid sequence is MLILGIETSCDETAAAVVLDGQKLLSNVVASQIKDHSKYGGIVPEIASRKHVEAIAPVISEALETAGVTLRDIEGIAVTRGPGLIGSLLVGLSTAKALAYACKIPIIGVNHLEGHIAAIYLTERYPEFPFIALVVSGGHTIVLLVSDFKHVSILGQTRDDAAGEAFDKAAKFLNIGYPGGIIIDKLGKRGNRKAIAFPKAMKESLDFSFSGLKTALINLVKKRGSFPQEEEIPDIVASYQEAIVEVLVEKTIMAAEQASVDKIVVCGGVAANSRLRELFVEEASRKGKEIFIPPPILCTDNAAMIAALGEYLFRQGQRDSLDINALSRWPLNLKL